In Aricia agestis chromosome 21, ilAriAges1.1, whole genome shotgun sequence, the sequence ATATAAAAGAATTATATATATTGTATCTAAGTTAAGGCGATTACTTTTCACAATGTTTGGGTTTAATTCATGAAGACaatagtattttattactttctttAATAAAcctgtatttaattttaaaaatcaaattaCTTTTCTCAGAGGAGTCTGGGAATAgtaatttgattttttaaattgtttttgtaattcGTAAATTGATTTTGTACTTAGGTCTGGAGAGACCTAAGTACAAAATCAATTTGCGAAAGAAATTACCAATTTTAATACATAGAAGCTACATGAAAACGCCAATAACAGAAAAATCCTTTTCGATTTGGAGACACGCACAAAAATGATTTCTCATTTCCGAATGTTCATAATTTCCGATAGAATGTTTATCCGATGTGTGTTCGCCAAACTGATTCCGACAGATAATTTGAGCGATGTTTGAGGTTGTTTTGATTCgcattttattgaattatatgcGCCTACCTTGCGGGGCTTAACAGGTTTAACAATCGGTTTACGTTTTACCAtacagtaaaattattattcattttgttttcaagtttgtttattttcaaattcaCAGGACAAGCACACAGAAAAACTGAGTATGTTTTGTGATTTTTCGAATGCTACCCTGAGATAAATGGGATATTTGAAGTATGAAGATAAGCTCCACTAATTGGTAtgttaaagcaaaaaaaaaaacacgaagAAATATTTACCATAAGGAAAGATATTAACTTAATGTTtgctacgtgggagagccatgcttcggcgcgaatgggccagctcgaccggagaaataccacgttctcacagaaaaccggcgtgaaacagcgcttgcgctatgtttcgccgattgagtgagtttaccggaggcccaattcccttccctatcctcccctattctcttcccttcctattcctaccctcacctattactatattccctcttaaaaggccggcaacgcacctgcagctcttctgacgtccatgggcgacggaagttgctttccatcaggtgacccgtttgctcgtttgcccccttatttcataaaaaaagctaaTTAACAAGGTGAGGTGACgtgaagaaaaataatatttggaacatctacctacatataaataaaaactagctgtttgaccgagcttcgctcggtatccgatgaaaatgacattttctagaaatgattcctagctagatcgatttatcgcccccgaaaccccctatatactaaatttcatcgttggagccgattccgagattccaaatatatatactaactatatatatatatagtgtgtaacaaaaactagtgataatactttagggtgtgaacatgttccttgtagagagttcactgtgaaagtagcagctctgaaagacgaactttttttttcaattttgtatgggcaagggcccgagcgtcacgagtttccccatacaaaagtgaaaaaaaaatttggtccgTCAGCTCttatactttcacagtgaactctctacaaggaacacgtacacaccctaaagtattattacttgtttttgttacaccctgtatacaagaattgatcgtttaaagatataagataaatccATATTTCGCTTgatcacgacatcacgcgtaaatttatgatttgcgcgtaaactattcaatcgatgtaaGGAACAACTTTAAACTAAAGTCCATGTGGGCGAAGTCCCGGCAACAGCTAGCTTAAAATAATTTCTCTTTTGAAAAGTACCTAATGAAtaaactcttaattaaataaaaatgtcatttATACTAAAGCATTGGTCCTCGTAGACCAATTAAGGCAAAAAGGGTTATTACACGGTCctaaaatatctaaatatttaaaacacaaaATTGGCTTTTACAAAGAAAGAAATGAGAGGATGAAATGAGTAAGGTTGGGTTataccaactaactttaactgtaactttaactataactttaaatttaactacaatgcaaaatgtcaaatctttggttaaagttgaaaatggacgccatcaagacgccatatttaatcataatcatagagctcgacaaggttttaaacgcacgtggcgaaaaaagaaactaacgctgtcatcatataaaaacgccatttttgacagttctcctgcACCAGCAGCGCCCttacccacgttcatttataaccttgttggaccagctgtcatcggTCAATTTCTCTGGTCAaatttaaggttaaagttaaagccaccagtaaatttagccttaactataaccataactttaaccacgcctctggtacaacccacccttagtaacattttacaacatattttaagagcaatcactcattttaatgtaacttacctacttaatcatctagctatattatatagaatcaatgtttttatttcaaataatttttccggtcCCAAAACCTcgatttatacaaaaaaaacagttttcaaagtttaaaaaaaatatccacttTATCCCACTGTCTTCAAATGTATGTATTGAAGAGTTTAAGTGAAATAAGTGCCAACTGATTGCTGTCCATTAGTTCAATGATTCTATTTATACAAAACACTGTTTCGAGCAGTAGTAcggatttatttataaaacggtAATTTTTCTAGACCTACTGTTTTATTTCTTAGCTCTACAATGACGAGAGGATTAATGATTATCGATTTATCTTTAAAAGTACATTTCTCAACGATTAATTTTATGCTAATGTTAATGAAGTATATTTTTAGGGGTtctaaaaaaagtattatatagacaataattattacatccCCGCTATCCTATATATATCCGCTATatattgttaaataattatgaccaatccatactaatattaagtgTGTttttctgtctatctgtttgactgtctgtctgtctgttcctgaccaaaccgctgaactgattttgctgaaaattggtatggagattacATTTTTTAGAGACTTTGagtctcgaaaaaatgtactgttcccgcgcgataaacaatttttggcACAATACATCATTGTGCATCATtgtgcgggcgtcatctagtataaaaaagttaaattaaaaacaatacataaacattaactaacaataaataaattattgtctcgtgaaccataaaatatacagataagCTCACCTGAACCGGTCCCGTTCGTCTCACTCGTCTGCAACTTCTGGTGTAATAGAACCTTCTGATGTAGGCCCAAAAGAATTTTATGATCCTCGTGAAGAGTTTGCCAAAGTCAGCCAGCACGATCAGGAACAAAGGTATGCCAATGATGGCGTAGATGATAGTAGCCACACGACCATAAGTGGTTTTCGGAGCGATGTGACCGTAGCCTGAAATGTATTAAGGAGATTATTTGATAAGAGAAGGAGAGTTAGAGGAATTATGGTAAAAGGATTGGATTGTCTTTATTGAATAAAAGACTTTGCGAGATGCAATCTATGATAGTTAAATATCTAAGAAAAGAGCTAATTACAACTAAATTTGGTCTATTGTTTCTACACCTGCACTACATCTACAATAATCTTTTGAAATCTATATTCTTATTTTAGGGATGAAAATAAAGCTTTTAAATTATCTAAATGATAACAATATTACCTagtagattattatttatgcgaCTAAGTAACCAgagtaatgtttttaaatttaacagcATTACCATACTAGCAGGGGGTTTAACTTTAAATCAAAcacaaatcataaaaatcatcaatttCTAGAACATGCTTTGCTTACCAATAGTCGTCACTAACGTTAAGCAATATACGAATGAATTCATGAAATTCCATGATCTCTGACCGCTATACGAGGTAACACCTGCTTCGTGGGCTGTGTGCAATTGATCCTCAAATTCATACAGCTTCTTTCTTGCCATGGACTTCCAATCTTCTTCTCTTAGATAATGGCTTCCACGCCACAGATTCTCAATGAAATCTCTCTTAACATTCCTCGTGCTACACTTATATGCGTTCTCGAAAGAACCCTCTAAAGTTTTGAACATCATTCCTCCCAAACCACACATAAATATAAGTAGTAACAAATTACATATACATCTATTTCTTAATGATATCAATTTATTATAAGCAATTCGATTGTCGTCTTTAAACTGTTGCCAATTAGCGATCAAAGTCCAACGCGATCGTTTCTTTACTGTTTCTTGTTTTAGTGGTTTTTCGATGCTAGTTTTTCGTTTTATTTCTGTTACGATTTCTTTTGGAGTAACTGGAACGTTTTTGGCAGCAATTGAACGTTTTCTGAGTACAGATTTCGGATCAAGTTCTTTCTTTTCACTGTCTGATGACAACATGATATTGCATTTGGCCTCATGTTCGTCTACTTCTCTACTCAAAAGATGTAGTTTTCTTGTTAATTCAGCAGTTTTAACAGAAAGGTCGAATTCGTATTCATTCTCACTACCTGATGATGTGTAACAACTAGTAGAGGTATATTCGGACTGGCTAGCTTCGACATAGCCAGAACTCTGTCTGCTATGTTTTTTATAATCTCGATGTCTTCGATGAGTTCGCTTGCTATTCAGTCCAGATAGAATTTCCTTGTCGCTTATGATTTGAATTGTTTTAGGACATGATATACCTCTTGTATTTCTCAGAGATGACGGAGTTTTGTTTGGCGTTTCCAAGACTTTCGTGTAACCTTTGTAAGCTGATGGTAATCGGGAATCATCTTTTGGGATAGACAGACTTCTTGCTCTAGCTTTTTGCATCATTTCTATTATCTCTAAGCTAGTCTGGCTCATTCCTGTGCCTGTTTTGTCTACTACTTTTACATCTTCTACTCTATTAACTGAGTTGGATCGATTTGCTCTAGGAGACTTTTTCAAAAATCTTCTTGGGGTTGGGACTACTTTACGTTTAGCACCATTTAAACGATTATATAGTTGGTCCTCACTCATTTCACTCTCACTAGTTTTATTCTGCAAatgttattatgaaatatttattagtacttttcatataaaaatgtataaaatatgttcatTACTACTGCAGTTTCAGACTCAAATAATAATAGAACGCTATCAGTATAgcaataataagtattataaataattttatatctaaACTGACCCCAAATCGTGATGCAGATTTGCTTCTTGCTGGTTTGACTGGTGGTTGAACTGGTTCTTCGCTAGGTTGCTCATGTGCTTTATTTTGTATctgtttcgttactgtaggttTTGTATCGGCTGGCAATTTTCTGCTCGGCGTCCTGACAATCCTTTCCCTGACTTCTACTGCCGGTTTTTGATCTGGAGCTAACTTTTTGCTCGGTGTTCGTTCAACTTGAATAACTTTTGTCACTAATTCACCCGGAGCTGGAGGAGTTTCGGATATTTTTCTCGGAGGTTTGGGTATGGGTTCCTTTTTAACTTCCTTTGGTGCACTATCTTCAACTGGTTTCTTTTTGGTTAACTCATCTGGATAAACCATTTGTTCAAGTTTTTTCGGTGTGCTCGGTAATTGGAACGGGGCATCTTTATCCTTAGGTGACACATTAGCAGACGAAGGTCTAATTGAATCAAGTTTTGGGGGCATGTCCAACGTCAAAGAATTTCTCCTTTTAGAATCTTCGTCTTTCAGAGTTACACAATAGTTTGTAGATAAAAGTTTATTGGTAGGATCGACAAAACTTAATTTTCGTTCAAGCTGTGATATTTCATCCTTATCTGGAAGAGCGAAAGGGGAAATACTTCGCCTTCGCCTTTCGTTTGCTTCCATTGCTCTGGCCTCCAGTATTTCGTCAGTATTTAAATCATACACTGGATCTTTTGCTTTTGCCTGCTCGAGAACTAGTCGTTTCATTTCCTCGTAGGTATTATCAGCTTCTATTTCCCTAGAAGTCCGTTGAGGGTTATCTTCTTCGTCCGTCGTAGTGGTGTCTTCATGGGGAATCGGGGTCCTGCCAGGTTCTGGTGTTTTTTCCCTCGCATTGAGTCCTCTATTCTTCGATAAATTTCTCCTTTTTCGTATAGACATAGTTTGATTTTCACCGTTGTCAGCCATATCTTCGTCTCTTTTTCTCACTGGTGACTTTGTAATTTCGCGACCCACTGTTTGTACTTCAGATTCCTTTTTTATGATAGGAACATTGAACTTTATCTCTTCCTCGTCACTCATCGCCGCAGCGCGAGTCCTACaagcaaaaataaaacaatcacCAACTGCACCAGATCACAACTAAACGACAATCTTCGAACAAGCTCTCGATAAATTGGCAGAGATAATTAAAACTAATGCCAATATAGGTGCTGAAATTAGGCTGTAATCGAAGATTTAAGATTCACTTACCATTTTTACTCGCGCGAGCAACATCGTTAGGTCTGGTATTCCTCTATTAAAAGATTCTATATTTAGACGTGCTCCCGAAACGTTCACTTCGGAGTTGAAGCACCGATCGTTGTAAATCACTTGAAATATGAGCAATTCAAATGTTCCAGTGTTATGATTTGATTatgagtgaaaaaaaaaaacgagtttTCTGAAGACTTTCGCTGTCGGGCGACGGACATCGTGTGCGCGGAACTTCTGGGCAACGTTCCAAAATTAAATCACCAGCGAATTCTGCGTGTTCAAAATAAAACGGTCCAGAAAAGTGTGACACTTTAAGagaaatatttacatacaatcGCATTATTTTCAGAGTCCTTCTTTTATTTGTTGAGTTGAATCAAGTAGCTTTTATCGCAGAGACTTCGCTAAACGAATATTCGTGTATGGTTTATGATTTATTTACTTGCGCCAAGATGCATCTTAAAATAGCTTTTCGCgttgtttataatatactttactagccatttattttaattcgtttatcgcacgggaaccgtcaCTTTTTCCGGGagaaaaaatatcctatgtactttccaGAGACTCAGAGTATCTGCATACTcactttcatcaaaatcggttcagcggcttaggcgtgaagaggtattagACAGAAAGACGGATACATTTCCgtattgataattattatttcagtaaTAATATGGATAATAAGTATACAAAGTGAATTAAAAATTGTGtaagtataatttaaaatattatggcttTTAGTTTTTTTGGTATGTACAGCTCTCTGCAAGATATATAGATTTCCTTtgcttttttcttttgttttacgCCAATCATCTAAATATTGGCTTACATTCAATTCCAAGTCTGGTTTTGAGATTTGAGAGCCCATTGTTTAGAGTTTACGCTTAAACTAACGTCAATTATAgaaatttcttttaaaaaatatttcgatttACTAAAATCTTAGAAAACCAATTcttttaataattgtttaagAAACAATAcctttaataaaatttgttaaaagattatattattatattcttcgttatattattttatcgtagctattaataaattttataaaaggcgttaaatatatttttatactatgagTAGCGCCCACTTACAtaatgtactaatattataattaatgcgaaatgtttgtctgtctatatCGCTCGaatcactgaaccaattttgctgaaaagtATAAAGATATAGTGAGTCCTGGAAAAGgtcttaggatacttttttcccggaaagtgtacggttcccgcgcgataaagatattttgccgcaacggagtGCAGGCGTCTTTTAGtacttttcataaaatttattgaaagaaaataattaaatctctTTAAAAATTTACCGTAGCTAATTACCACAGAAAATGGATCTAGTTAgaaccgccatgtcgctccaatttgtatgaacacgagcgtgtcacttttttcatgcctactgtgacgtcacaagagcgctttacggcggttcccaatatttgatctatctctggtttgaccctactagagataggaataactcacattagacgttagagacatatattttatgtcaattgtgatgggaatacccgtaggcgcggaatcgattcgaaggcatcgccgcgccccgtctcttttgccactttaataggtatatcgattttctaatcgattattattcgagttaatatacagaggaatgataaatctaaagatacgtgcttgccaggacagctagtaatatattataatattctaaactTAATCACTAAACAGGAACATAAATACATCTGTACATATaaatgtctgtttgtaatattaaaataaccgtttttttactagatgcatatgaatgtatatagggtacatacaccaaaacaacatttttttacaatttttgtctgtatgtctgtctgtctgtttgtttcggttaatctctgaaatggctggagcgattttgacgggactttttttggcatatagctgatgtagtaaggcataacttaggctactttttaaccgacttccgaaaaggaggaggacataatatttcacttttttatattggttcgcggatGCTCCgtcgtttgtaaaccgatttccaaaataattttgttgttgtatgcgatgtagcccgaatttagtaacatgatcacaaaagtgatgatctgataaTGCAATCCATaagaaatcgacaggactctttaaaatttatatggaaacatatagtgattttacgtttttctgaaggattttaagcttaaactattaaaaaaaataagaatttgcgctgaaatacaccctggttccgaagatgctgtacagaactcttgaatccttatagataaatgttcggcaattttggcgttgtttcagcaactaaaagcatattattatgtcaatgtgtcaatgatactaatcatcatcatcactataattatgccatgaatcatcacattattatctataaatcttgcctttgattatagtattgttccaccgtttgttgactgatttttagtgttccgtagccaaatggcaaaaaacagaacccttatagattcgtcatgtctgtctgtctgtccgtccgtatgtcacagccacttttctttgaaactataagagctatactattgaaacttggtaagtagatgtaatgtgtgaaccgcattaagattttaataccaaaatgcaaaaaatattaaaaattttaggggtccccattggtacaactgaaaaaaaaactttttttttcatctaatcttTGCGTGTCTAtagataggtcttaaaaaatcataatattgaggtttttaatatcatttttttctaacctgaatagtttgcgagggagactcttccaaagtggtaaaatgtatgtcccccctctaacttctaaagtagggatgagacatgataattataaaaaaaatatatgatgtacattactataaaaactaccaacgaaaattggtttgaacgagatctagcaggtagttttttatacgttaatataaatggtaaatggtaaaccttagcttttctttcattaaatcaactgaaatataaaaataaatcaaaaaacttttaatttcatagaaataaaccttatagctgctgcgaaacccttattgggcgagtccaactcgcacttagcccgtttttactatttgggtaaggaaggggaaaatttgtctctttttaaaagcttttatttaacttgctctgtatgtatgtaagtgtgtatgttacggtggaattttggaactcactTTTAAGGTagatttttcattttctttttttatcgcattttgctgacgcggacgaagtcgcgggcaacatgCAACTAgtgttacttaaaattaaaatataattatcgagtcacaaaatatcccaaagcgaacattatcattcctctgtttcatgtctgtttcgaaaatcgattaattagaatcgagaatatgtacaacactatttgcttcatttgacagaaaaatgagaatattgactgtacctcgaaactaagcgatgagtgaaagtatcgattgttttatttccattgcgcgctcaatagcggacaaacagaacggactctataattttctaactaaagcggcaatgtattatgaatcatgcggtacacacgcagttacgtagatttcatggtaaaaactacaaccacccacgattaacattaaatatttgattttaaaataaaggacacatgatttaataataaaattacttaccgattaaaagaaacgtatccactatttagaccaacgtttctagtcgaatttccacagcccaatacggcacaattagacatttttagaattccgattgacgtccgattccgataacggtggagcgcagactaaagaacagactatcgaaattttgacattgtacaacgtttgggaacgcgatggcacgcgaagtacatacacatggcaattctaactatatccatttctgtgctAATTACGAACTTTATAATGGGCCATAATTTATTGATTTCATAAATTCCAACCtcatatacttataataattaatcagcAAATAAGCCGATTATCCCAAACTCCTGTTGACCGAATTGGAAATACAAAGCTTTAGTCcgacaaagtatctttataaaataactacacAGACATTGAACAAAGACTCGGATAAAAcagtattttctaatttcatcTTGTTTTCCTTACATTAAAACAGTGGTATTCAAcctttttcatttcatttttttttaattaaagggCCACAAACACGTCTTGGcattggtgtcgcgggccgcaaaattttttagggttaaaaaaaaacgtcGCTAATTCTCCGTAAGTAGAAAAATTTTTCACGACTTCACGTCGACTTAGCACTTTTTTGTCGATGGGCGCCAAATTAAAACGGTTTAACTTCACGCGAGCCACTAAAAAGGTCCCGGCGCGGCCGGCCgaaggttgagtatagctgcttTAAAGCATGCAATGCTACCtcgatttattttgtttactttgtTTTGCGTTTTGCTAAAGTTTGCTGGATTTTTCAAGTTTTTATCTCATCGCATTCCTTTTGTTTTTCGTAGCGCCTGGAATAAACTAATAGCAAACATTTAAAGGAACATTGCATTCGTTTTGTTGCAgtaaagtaaatttaatttaagaatgtaACTAtgactatttattattttctggGTATTACGAATTTACTATTTAACCAGTGACgtacattatagtttaagtgcATAAAGAGACATTCCTACAAATAAATATTGGAACTTCATTGCTTCAAGTTCGCATTGAGTGACCGCAAAGGAAGATATTCTTTGCGGTCACTCATTTTCATTATATGAAGGCAATATTATACTCGGCCAGGCGGAAACCcataatttcttaaaataagaGAAAAAATTTCGAAAGCACGATGCATAATTATTGTGGGGTTAGCGAGTCCGCCATTAGTCAAAAACCACAAAGCCATAAAGCTCTAAGCCGGTGGATCATGACGTCTATCTAGTAGAAGTTGTAACAAGCTCTTAAAGTAAAATTACCTATAGTAGTATAAATGGTTCCAGCATAGAACATAGCGTTCCAGAAGGTCCAGGTCTTCTTCCTGCTGTCTGTGCTGGAGACGTGCTTGCTGTACTCCTGGAAGCTGGCCTCGTATTCTTCTAGATCCTTCTCGATGAAGGCCAGAAACTCGGGGCTGTTCTGTACAGAGATGTTGTTGTTAGAGACGAAGGGGGAAAGGAACTTCAGAACGATTCTGGAGTTACGGGACTTTATTGCCGTGATTCCGCtggtttttttcttttatgaaataagggggcaaacgagcaaacgggtcacctgatggatagcaacttccgtcgcccatggacactcgcagcatcagaagagctgccggtGCGCTGCCgtccatttaagagggaatagggtaataggtgagggtagggatgggaagggaagggaataggggagggtagggaagggaatagggtaggggtttgggcctccggtaaactcactcactcggcgaaacacagcgcaagcgctgtttcacgccggttttctgtgagaacgtggtatttctccggtcgagccggcccattcgtgccgaagcatggatctcccacATATATTTCGAACATATTTCGAGACAGTTTCGAAGGAACTTCGAAAATAAAGCTATAGAGTTGAAAATTGAATTACAGGTTTAAACAAGACCAGGAAATTTTCAGCGTTGTTGAgcatataatctatactaattataatagacctagtaaaagtaataataaaaatattaatgtgaatctatctatctatctgtctattACAGGgattcccaaagtgtgcgccgcagCGTCCTGGTGTACCATAGCTGAAGGTAAAGACGGGCGCCGCGCCGTGGCCCGAGAGTCCATCCTCAGTCATTATCAGAAATAATGATGGAGGACAGACGGACGTTTATATcgattatatgtatatatttcaaGGTAGGTGGGCGCCGCGAAAGAATACTAAAAACGGCTGAAAAATATTGGGAACCCCTATGGTCTATTACCCCTTCACTAGCTgcttagggggcgtccacaacttacgtgaggtgttttagggggggagggggtcgagtcaaatctcatctaatctttgTCTTatctcacgtattttttttttcattgttacaaagaaaatattgttttggtaCTTTAGATCCAGATTCGCAATCGTAATACGTTTAGAtcattgctttccatcaggtgacccgtttgctcgtttgcccccttatttcattaaaaaaaaaactttgagattggggggtgggggagggggttgaataaaatctcacgaaatctcaccagggggCGAGGGAGGatcagaaaattaaaaaaaaaacacctcacgtaatttgtggacgccccttAACGATTTCAATGTTTAGCATGAGCGATTTGCCACggcaattttattaaatcgatCATACACCACCTTAAAAAGTGTCACATTCTTGACAACGACGTCTCGTATTCGTGTGGCGACCTCTCGTCGGATGTCCGTCAGGTTTTTGTCGTAGTTCTCCTCCGTCGGGCCTGCGGGGAAATCAAATTAATTTGTGTACCAATTATACTGCAGTTGTATACAGTGGGGAATTGATAGGGTAGCCTTCATGGTACATACATACTAACTGCGAGGTCTCACATAATTTCATTACAAATTACTAAAATATAGTTACTATGTACGTAATTTCATACAACAATTTCTAAGGGTCAATGCCTCACCTCACCTCGCAGCATGCGCCTCTCTGCTAATCCTTACCCTGTATGTCGAGTTTACCACGTGattacattttctgaaaatattaaaatcgacgaTGGCTTGCTATGTACATATTTGTACCTttcgagcgccatctattgagctaGTTTGCCTCAAATTCTAAACCGTCAGTGGTCTATAATCCTGCCTTAATACTATCatcattgtaaataatattattatgtaggaaTAGGGATATTCTGCAAAGGTGGTGGTCCTCTGGTCCACAGAG encodes:
- the LOC121737581 gene encoding uncharacterized protein LOC121737581 isoform X1, with protein sequence MSDEEEIKFNVPIIKKESEVQTVGREITKSPVRKRDEDMADNGENQTMSIRKRRNLSKNRGLNAREKTPEPGRTPIPHEDTTTTDEEDNPQRTSREIEADNTYEEMKRLVLEQAKAKDPVYDLNTDEILEARAMEANERRRRSISPFALPDKDEISQLERKLSFVDPTNKLLSTNYCVTLKDEDSKRRNSLTLDMPPKLDSIRPSSANVSPKDKDAPFQLPSTPKKLEQMVYPDELTKKKPVEDSAPKEVKKEPIPKPPRKISETPPAPGELVTKVIQVERTPSKKLAPDQKPAVEVRERIVRTPSRKLPADTKPTVTKQIQNKAHEQPSEEPVQPPVKPARSKSASRFGNKTSESEMSEDQLYNRLNGAKRKVVPTPRRFLKKSPRANRSNSVNRVEDVKVVDKTGTGMSQTSLEIIEMMQKARARSLSIPKDDSRLPSAYKGYTKVLETPNKTPSSLRNTRGISCPKTIQIISDKEILSGLNSKRTHRRHRDYKKHSRQSSGYVEASQSEYTSTSCYTSSGSENEYEFDLSVKTAELTRKLHLLSREVDEHEAKCNIMLSSDSEKKELDPKSVLRKRSIAAKNVPVTPKEIVTEIKRKTSIEKPLKQETVKKRSRWTLIANWQQFKDDNRIAYNKLISLRNRCICNLLLLIFMCGLGGMMFKTLEGSFENAYKCSTRNVKRDFIENLWRGSHYLREEDWKSMARKKLYEFEDQLHTAHEAGVTSYSGQRSWNFMNSFVYCLTLVTTIGYGHIAPKTTYGRVATIIYAIIGIPLFLIVLADFGKLFTRIIKFFWAYIRRFYYTRSCRRVRRTGPVQEVMKGLNIVYEVVRRPSQVFSEEDIEVAGPPVERKTSDAPPPLPPKPGVTREVEVETDPGTPAPSVFEIDDEFNLPISVAIFILVVYIIIGAIGYNMWETWSFFESFYFVFISMSTIGLGDLVPDHPMFMMASILYLVFGLALTSMCINVVQVKLSDTFRQASAKLGATIGLKVAEEDGSLVPITPPPVEIAPVHKPNNIEESKIKGEETKEDVKNR